From the Rhodococcus sp. NBC_00297 genome, one window contains:
- a CDS encoding ParB/RepB/Spo0J family partition protein, protein MTATIDTTTATTEPATEHTNPGALGTVFAQVDPTTLDVADNVRDTVDLDRTPDFVASIREHGVLHPILTVRRGDGTLAVIDGQRRTLAAIATDTPVVPVLIRTQDGDQVAADTTRIVEQIVSNDQRADLTDGQRAAGVAQLLDLGVSVKEVAQALSVTQKAAKVAGRVGGSDAARAALDTGQLDLEQASIIAAFEKLGDADAVAQLLDAAENRPYNFPHLARRLTEDRKNARDRAKALTAYGEAGHPVLTVDPETGDARWYYAGEIRTAEGEPVEVAEHPDRWSVWADRVEAWIDAETGEQVDEDSVDWDADGPDDAPAEGKRHRGTVAEGWAWETSYWISADDAEQHGYQVPQATPVAHGRTAAGAAGVDTDDAARRAAEAADADKAERRRVKALNAAGLAETTLRREHIKALLTRKTAPKGSAGWVAATLAASPDLLTEGKAGEVLREVVPGADPLTGIADLIDKATDARAQVLTLALVLAALEARMAGSDKSWWRASPQTRWTRDGLPGGAARYLAFLTEHGYTTGPVEKVVTGENTAEDAYTDVTATSGE, encoded by the coding sequence ATGACCGCAACCATCGACACCACCACCGCGACAACCGAACCCGCCACCGAGCACACCAATCCCGGTGCGCTGGGAACGGTGTTCGCCCAGGTGGACCCCACCACCCTCGACGTCGCCGACAACGTCCGCGACACCGTCGACCTGGACCGGACCCCCGACTTCGTCGCCTCCATCCGCGAGCACGGAGTCCTGCACCCGATCCTGACCGTGCGCCGGGGCGACGGCACCCTCGCCGTCATCGACGGCCAACGGCGCACCCTCGCCGCGATCGCCACCGACACCCCCGTCGTCCCGGTGCTCATCCGCACCCAGGACGGGGACCAGGTCGCCGCCGACACCACCCGCATCGTGGAGCAGATCGTCTCCAACGACCAGCGCGCCGACCTCACCGACGGCCAGCGCGCCGCAGGCGTCGCCCAGTTGCTCGACCTCGGCGTGTCCGTCAAAGAGGTCGCCCAGGCCCTGTCGGTCACGCAGAAGGCCGCGAAGGTCGCCGGTCGGGTCGGTGGCTCCGACGCCGCGCGGGCGGCGCTGGACACCGGGCAACTCGACCTCGAGCAGGCGTCGATCATTGCCGCGTTCGAGAAGCTGGGCGACGCCGACGCCGTCGCGCAGCTTCTCGACGCCGCCGAGAACCGCCCGTACAACTTCCCGCACCTGGCACGCAGGCTCACCGAGGACCGCAAGAACGCACGCGACCGAGCGAAAGCACTCACCGCATACGGGGAGGCCGGGCATCCGGTGCTCACCGTCGACCCCGAGACGGGTGACGCACGCTGGTACTACGCAGGAGAGATCCGCACCGCCGAGGGGGAGCCGGTCGAGGTGGCCGAGCACCCCGACCGGTGGTCGGTGTGGGCCGACCGCGTCGAGGCATGGATCGACGCCGAGACCGGCGAGCAGGTCGACGAGGACAGCGTCGACTGGGACGCCGACGGCCCCGACGACGCACCCGCAGAGGGCAAGCGCCACCGGGGGACCGTGGCGGAAGGGTGGGCATGGGAGACGTCGTACTGGATCAGCGCCGACGACGCCGAGCAGCACGGCTACCAGGTGCCGCAGGCAACCCCCGTGGCCCACGGACGCACCGCCGCCGGTGCTGCCGGGGTCGACACCGACGACGCGGCACGCCGCGCCGCCGAAGCCGCCGACGCGGACAAGGCCGAGCGTCGCAGGGTGAAGGCGCTCAACGCCGCAGGTCTCGCCGAGACCACGCTGCGCCGCGAGCACATCAAGGCGCTCCTGACGCGCAAGACCGCGCCGAAGGGCAGCGCCGGATGGGTCGCCGCGACCCTCGCCGCCTCGCCCGACCTGCTCACCGAAGGTAAGGCCGGGGAGGTGCTGCGCGAGGTGGTGCCCGGTGCAGACCCGCTCACCGGAATCGCCGACCTGATCGACAAGGCCACCGACGCCCGCGCCCAGGTGCTCACCCTGGCGCTGGTGCTGGCCGCACTCGAAGCCCGCATGGCCGGTTCCGACAAGTCGTGGTGGAGGGCCAGCCCGCAGACCCGGTGGACCCGCGACGGCCTCCCCGGGGGAGCCGCCCGGTACCTGGCGTTCCTGACCGAGCACGGCTACACCACCGGCCCGGTCGAGAAGGTCGTCACCGGCGAGAACACCGCCGAGGACGCCTACACCGACGTCACCGCCACCAGCGGCGAATGA
- a CDS encoding ArdC-like ssDNA-binding domain-containing protein, whose product MFNNVMLILAQRPTATQVAGFRAWQARGRQVRKGEKAIRIYGYSSRTVTETDQATGDETTRKVPTFPIFSVFAHDQTDPIDGHPQAEQIAHRLTGDDPAAIYDRVHALMTARGWTVTRDVIDGETNGYTTVDGSRRIVVDARLAPAQAAKTMIHEAAHALMHTADAVAADDRRDLHRGRMEVEAESVAYVLAGILGLDTAAYSVGYVAGWADGNLDTVTDTARAVLAAVHELADALDPQVDSDTDSGDTAAA is encoded by the coding sequence TTGTTCAACAACGTCATGCTGATCCTCGCTCAGCGGCCGACGGCGACGCAGGTCGCCGGATTCCGGGCATGGCAGGCCCGGGGGCGGCAGGTCCGCAAGGGTGAGAAAGCGATCCGCATCTACGGCTACAGCAGCCGCACCGTCACCGAGACCGACCAGGCCACCGGCGACGAGACCACCCGCAAGGTCCCCACCTTCCCGATCTTCTCCGTCTTCGCCCACGACCAGACCGACCCCATCGACGGCCACCCCCAGGCCGAGCAGATCGCCCACCGCCTCACCGGCGACGACCCCGCCGCCATCTACGACCGTGTCCACGCCCTCATGACCGCGCGCGGCTGGACCGTCACCCGCGACGTCATCGACGGGGAGACCAACGGGTACACCACCGTCGACGGGAGCCGCCGTATCGTCGTCGACGCCCGCCTCGCACCCGCGCAGGCAGCGAAGACGATGATCCACGAAGCAGCCCACGCCCTCATGCACACCGCCGACGCCGTCGCCGCAGACGATCGCCGCGACCTGCACCGAGGCCGGATGGAGGTCGAAGCCGAATCCGTCGCGTACGTTCTCGCGGGGATCCTCGGACTCGACACCGCCGCCTACAGCGTCGGCTACGTCGCCGGATGGGCTGACGGCAATCTCGACACCGTCACCGACACCGCCCGCGCCGTCCTCGCCGCCGTCCACGAACTCGCCGACGCCCTCGACCCGCAGGTCGACAGCGACACCGACAGCGGCGACACCGCTGCCGCCTGA
- a CDS encoding heavy metal translocating P-type ATPase: MIESSPATVRTDSSHDHDHHGMAGGHGGHGGHGGHGGHGDHAGQFRRLFWVMAVLAVPVIAASDMFAMILGYSLPDSSWIGWVSPVLGTVMFVWGGSPFLTGAVGEIRSRTPGMMLLIALAITVAFVSSLGASVGLLDHQLDFWWELALLIVIMLLGHWIEMRSLAQTTSALDSLAALLPDTAERVDADGEVTVVDPAQLQVGDVVVVRPGGRVPADGVVVSGAASMDESMITGESRTVRRSDGDTVVAGTVATDSGIRVRVSAIGEDTTLAGIRRLVSDAQNSTSRAQRIADIAAAWLFWFALGAAVLTAAAWTVLGSPDDAVVRTITVLVIACPHALGLAIPLVVSIATERAARGGVLIKDRLALESMRTVDTVLFDKTGTLTRGEPAVTGVEAVAGRTEDDVLALAAAAEADSEHPLARAIVAAAESRRLDVSRAQDFRSSPAVGVSAVVDGAAVRVGGPAMLEQEHRSELGVANRWRQDGAIILHVLGDGAVIGALKLADEIRPESRAAVADLHARGVQVVMITGDADAVAASVAGELGIDRYFAGVRPEDKAQRVADLQDEGRKVAMVGDGVNDAPALARADVGIAIGAGTDVAIASAGVILASDDPRSVLSVVDLSRAAYRKMKQNLWWAAGYNLLSVPLAAGVLAPIGFVLPMSVGAILMSLSTIIVAANAQLLRRLDLRPGTATPQD; this comes from the coding sequence ATGATCGAGTCATCACCGGCCACCGTTCGGACGGACAGTTCGCACGATCACGACCATCACGGCATGGCCGGCGGCCACGGCGGCCACGGCGGCCACGGCGGCCACGGCGGCCACGGCGATCATGCAGGGCAGTTCCGCAGGTTGTTCTGGGTGATGGCCGTACTGGCGGTTCCGGTGATCGCAGCGTCGGACATGTTCGCGATGATCCTCGGGTACTCACTGCCGGACAGCTCCTGGATCGGGTGGGTGTCCCCCGTGCTGGGCACGGTCATGTTCGTGTGGGGTGGCTCCCCGTTTCTCACCGGTGCGGTCGGCGAGATCCGCAGCCGCACACCGGGAATGATGCTGTTGATCGCGTTGGCGATCACCGTCGCGTTCGTCTCGTCTCTCGGTGCGAGCGTCGGTCTGCTCGATCATCAGCTCGACTTCTGGTGGGAGCTGGCACTGCTGATCGTGATCATGCTGCTGGGGCACTGGATCGAGATGCGCTCGCTCGCGCAGACGACGTCGGCGCTGGACTCGCTGGCCGCGTTGCTGCCCGACACCGCGGAGCGGGTCGACGCCGATGGTGAGGTGACGGTCGTGGATCCGGCGCAACTGCAGGTCGGGGACGTGGTGGTCGTGCGCCCCGGCGGCCGGGTACCGGCCGACGGTGTCGTCGTCTCCGGGGCGGCGAGCATGGACGAGTCGATGATCACCGGCGAGTCGCGCACCGTGCGCCGTAGCGACGGGGACACCGTCGTCGCCGGCACCGTCGCCACCGATTCCGGGATCCGCGTGAGGGTGTCCGCCATCGGGGAGGACACCACTCTCGCCGGGATCCGCCGACTGGTCAGCGACGCGCAGAACTCGACGTCGCGGGCGCAGCGCATCGCGGACATCGCCGCGGCGTGGCTGTTCTGGTTCGCCCTCGGCGCGGCCGTTCTCACCGCTGCCGCCTGGACCGTCCTCGGCTCCCCCGACGACGCGGTCGTGCGCACGATCACCGTCCTGGTCATCGCCTGCCCCCACGCGCTGGGCCTGGCGATTCCGTTGGTGGTGTCCATCGCGACCGAACGCGCCGCACGCGGCGGCGTCCTGATCAAGGACCGCCTCGCACTCGAATCCATGCGCACCGTCGACACCGTGCTGTTCGACAAGACCGGCACTCTCACCCGCGGCGAACCCGCCGTCACCGGTGTCGAGGCCGTCGCGGGACGCACCGAGGACGACGTGCTGGCGCTGGCGGCCGCCGCGGAAGCGGACTCCGAGCATCCGTTGGCACGCGCGATCGTCGCCGCCGCCGAGAGCCGTCGGCTCGATGTCTCTCGTGCACAGGACTTCCGGTCCTCCCCCGCGGTCGGGGTGTCCGCGGTCGTCGACGGCGCCGCCGTGCGGGTGGGTGGTCCGGCGATGCTCGAGCAGGAGCACCGGTCCGAGCTCGGTGTGGCGAATCGGTGGCGGCAGGACGGGGCGATCATCTTGCATGTCCTCGGCGACGGCGCCGTGATCGGAGCGCTGAAACTGGCCGACGAGATCCGTCCCGAGTCCCGCGCCGCGGTGGCCGACCTGCACGCCCGTGGGGTGCAGGTGGTCATGATCACCGGCGACGCCGACGCGGTCGCCGCCTCGGTTGCCGGTGAGCTGGGTATCGACCGCTACTTCGCCGGGGTGCGCCCCGAGGACAAAGCGCAGCGGGTGGCGGACCTGCAGGACGAAGGCAGGAAGGTCGCGATGGTCGGTGACGGTGTCAACGACGCCCCCGCCCTCGCCCGCGCCGACGTCGGCATCGCCATCGGTGCAGGCACCGATGTCGCGATCGCGTCCGCCGGGGTGATCCTCGCCAGTGACGACCCCCGCTCGGTGCTGTCGGTGGTCGACCTCTCCCGCGCTGCGTACCGGAAGATGAAGCAGAACCTGTGGTGGGCCGCCGGATACAACCTGCTCTCCGTCCCGCTGGCCGCCGGTGTGCTCGCACCCATCGGGTTCGTCCTGCCGATGTCCGTCGGAGCGATACTGATGTCCCTGTCGACGATCATCGTCGCCGCCAACGCCCAACTGCTCCGCCGACTCGACCTCCGGCCCGGCACTGCTACCCCGCAGGACTGA
- a CDS encoding DUF305 domain-containing protein, translating to MRINRKTTTVLAAAAVGITLLAGCSDDGSDTSMEGHSMGSSTSMESSSAQSADPAATFTDADVMFASMMYPHHAQAVEMATMVDGRTTNPEIVALAGEIAAAQKPEMEQLTSWLAQWGQPAPSSDASSMEGMDHGSGSGMMTAQDMDSLMSASGADFDRQWLTMMIAHHQGAVTMAEKEIADGSNADAVAMARTIVETQNAEISRMQQLLG from the coding sequence ATGCGTATCAACAGAAAAACGACCACTGTCCTCGCCGCCGCGGCGGTCGGCATCACTCTCCTCGCAGGGTGTAGCGACGACGGATCGGACACGTCGATGGAGGGCCACTCGATGGGCTCGTCCACCTCGATGGAGTCTTCGTCGGCGCAGTCCGCGGATCCCGCGGCGACGTTCACCGACGCCGATGTCATGTTCGCGTCGATGATGTATCCGCATCACGCGCAGGCCGTCGAGATGGCCACCATGGTCGACGGGCGCACGACGAACCCGGAGATCGTCGCCCTGGCCGGGGAGATTGCCGCCGCCCAGAAACCCGAGATGGAGCAATTGACGTCGTGGTTGGCGCAGTGGGGTCAGCCGGCGCCGTCGTCGGACGCGAGCTCGATGGAAGGTATGGATCACGGATCGGGCAGCGGGATGATGACCGCGCAGGACATGGACTCGCTGATGTCCGCGTCGGGTGCTGACTTCGACCGGCAGTGGCTGACGATGATGATCGCCCACCACCAGGGCGCGGTCACGATGGCGGAGAAGGAGATCGCTGACGGCTCCAATGCTGACGCGGTCGCGATGGCCCGCACCATCGTCGAGACGCAGAACGCCGAGATCTCGCGTATGCAGCAGCTCCTGGGCTGA
- a CDS encoding VOC family protein has translation MGMSRVVPALPVRHIETAIAVYTHSFGFTAQYSDPTFAKLTRDDVEIHLWAADDDSWKDRPEPAPWPVRSGAESFLAGTASCRITVDDVAELYDELSRAGVLHPADAGHPGATDWGTTEFATVDGDGNLITFSTNDIRTADTPGAGDGDAVATP, from the coding sequence ATGGGCATGTCGAGAGTGGTTCCCGCGCTGCCGGTACGACACATCGAGACCGCGATCGCCGTCTACACCCACTCCTTCGGCTTCACGGCGCAGTACTCCGATCCCACCTTCGCCAAGCTCACCCGAGACGACGTCGAGATCCACTTGTGGGCCGCCGACGACGACAGCTGGAAGGACCGCCCCGAACCCGCACCCTGGCCGGTGCGCAGCGGAGCGGAGAGTTTTCTCGCCGGAACGGCCAGTTGCCGCATCACCGTAGACGATGTCGCCGAACTGTATGACGAACTCTCGCGTGCAGGCGTTCTGCACCCGGCAGACGCCGGCCACCCCGGCGCGACCGATTGGGGAACGACGGAGTTCGCGACTGTCGACGGCGACGGCAACCTGATTACGTTCTCCACGAACGATATTCGGACTGCTGACACTCCCGGCGCCGGTGACGGTGACGCTGTGGCCACTCCCTGA
- a CDS encoding tyrosine-type recombinase/integrase, with protein sequence MSAKETVGSGAPRTEGSADHLLRDGLSLLAPEETVLAAMIEGWEQQQRSRMLANLTIERRTQIVHRLVVFTNDYPWRWSSADVEEWTTHLVESGAAHSTVRLYQMAASLFCSYISDTRYRWHEVCERHFGVHPVQIFHEWNMVVHRSDYEGRPGNRPLTRDELQAFFDYCDTRVNRVGASGRKGWLASYRDATLFKVIYAWGLRRREASMLDTVDWTANPAATEFGRYGALSVRHGKALSGGPPRRRTVLTTMEWAAEAVDEWVTEIRPLYGSDQLALWPTERSAQVGAVSISQRFAEYRDAIGLEKHLGPHCLRHSYATHLLEDGFDHLFVQQQLGHSWGSTTAIYTSVGTDYTNNALRRALSRAFTTTSTDGEH encoded by the coding sequence ATGTCGGCCAAGGAAACAGTCGGATCCGGCGCTCCTCGCACCGAGGGGTCGGCAGATCATCTGCTGCGAGACGGCCTGTCGCTGCTCGCGCCCGAGGAGACCGTGCTCGCGGCGATGATCGAGGGGTGGGAGCAGCAGCAGCGTTCGCGGATGCTCGCGAACCTGACCATCGAGCGTCGCACGCAGATTGTGCACCGGTTGGTGGTCTTTACCAATGACTACCCGTGGCGGTGGTCATCGGCGGACGTCGAGGAGTGGACGACGCATCTGGTGGAGTCGGGGGCCGCGCATTCGACGGTGCGGTTGTATCAGATGGCGGCATCGCTGTTCTGCAGCTACATCTCCGACACCCGTTACCGGTGGCACGAGGTCTGTGAGCGGCACTTCGGGGTGCACCCGGTGCAGATCTTCCACGAGTGGAACATGGTCGTGCACCGCAGCGACTACGAAGGGCGGCCAGGGAATCGCCCGCTCACCCGCGACGAGTTGCAGGCGTTCTTCGACTACTGCGACACCCGGGTGAACCGGGTCGGCGCCTCCGGCCGTAAGGGATGGCTGGCGAGCTATCGCGACGCAACGCTGTTCAAGGTGATCTATGCCTGGGGCCTGCGCCGGCGAGAAGCCTCGATGCTCGACACCGTCGACTGGACCGCGAACCCGGCGGCCACCGAGTTCGGCCGCTACGGGGCGCTGTCGGTGCGCCACGGCAAAGCCCTCTCCGGCGGACCACCACGGCGCCGCACGGTCCTGACCACCATGGAATGGGCCGCCGAGGCCGTCGACGAGTGGGTCACCGAGATCCGGCCTCTCTACGGCTCCGACCAGCTCGCCCTCTGGCCCACCGAGCGCAGCGCACAGGTGGGAGCGGTGTCGATCTCCCAACGGTTCGCCGAATACCGCGACGCCATCGGGCTCGAGAAGCACCTCGGCCCGCATTGTCTGCGCCACTCGTACGCGACGCATCTGCTCGAGGACGGCTTCGATCACCTCTTCGTCCAACAACAACTCGGACACTCCTGGGGATCGACCACCGCGATCTACACAAGCGTCGGCACCGACTACACGAACAACGCCCTCCGACGAGCACTGAGTCGGGCGTTCACCACCACAAGCACCGACGGGGAGCACTGA
- a CDS encoding helix-turn-helix domain-containing protein has translation MPQPQLNYHWHLRRLLADQGIFATTGLGPLLAERGITLSEAQVYRLVTGTPERLSLRTLMALCDILTCTPNDLIEPATESAARAATGTSTHRPDTAAATTRAKTRTPRRADIRRQ, from the coding sequence ATGCCGCAACCGCAGCTGAACTACCACTGGCACCTGCGCCGCCTCCTGGCCGACCAGGGCATCTTCGCGACCACCGGACTCGGGCCCCTCCTCGCCGAACGGGGAATCACACTCTCCGAAGCACAGGTGTATCGCCTGGTCACCGGCACACCCGAACGTCTGAGCCTGCGGACCTTGATGGCGTTGTGCGACATCCTCACCTGCACACCCAACGACCTCATCGAGCCTGCCACCGAATCAGCCGCCCGGGCCGCGACAGGAACGTCGACCCACCGCCCCGACACCGCGGCCGCGACGACTCGCGCCAAGACCCGCACACCTCGACGCGCGGACATCCGGCGGCAATGA